A genomic stretch from Solanum stenotomum isolate F172 chromosome 8, ASM1918654v1, whole genome shotgun sequence includes:
- the LOC125875196 gene encoding laccase-12-like, with the protein MSSLLFYAILLLFANAASLAKAKIHYHDFVIQATPVKRLCNTHSTITVNGQFPGPTLEVNNGDTLVVKVVNRAQYNVTIHWHGVRQMRTAWADGPEFITQCPIRPGGSYTYRFTIQGQEGTLWWHAHSSWLRATVYGALVIHPKEGTAYPFPKPKRQTPILLGEWWDANPIDVIRQATRTGAAPNASDAYTINGQPGDLYKCSNQDTTIVHVDSGETNLLRVINSGLNQQLFFTVANHKFTVVGADASYVKPFTTSVLMLGPGQTTDVLITANQPPARYYMAARAYASAQGAPFDNTTTTAILEYKAAPCPAKGVKINPAFPSLPAFNDTATATAFTSSFRSARKVQVPTEIDEDLFFTVGLGLNNCPAGASSSSCQGPNGTRFTASMNNVSFVLPSNFSLLQAHHQGIPGVFSTDFPSSPPVKFDYTGNVSRSLWQPISATKVYKLSYGARVQLVLQGTSIVTAENHPIHLHGYDFYILAEGFGNFNPQTDTSKFNLVDPPLRNTASVPVNGWSVIRFVADNPGIWLMHCHLDVHITWGLAMAFLVENGVTELEAVEEPPVDLPVC; encoded by the exons ATGAGCTCTTTGTTATTCTATGCCATTTTGCTTCTTTTTGCTAATGCTGCTTCTTTAGCAAAAGCCAAAATTCACTACCATGACTTTGTT ATTCAAGCAACGCCGGTGAAGAGGCTGTGCAATACACATAGTACTATAACCGTGAATGGGCAATTTCCTGGACCAACTTTGGAAGTGAACAATGGAGATACTCTAGTGGTAAAGGTTGTCAATAGAGCTCAATATAATGTCACCATTCATTG GCACGGGGTGAGGCAAATGAGAACGGCATGGGCAGATGGACCAGAATTCATCACTCAGTGTCCGATTAGACCAGGAGGGAGTTACACTTATCGGTTTACTATTCAAGGACAAGAAGGGACACTTTGGTGGCACGCCCATAGCTCGTGGCTCAGGGCCACTGTTTATGGAGCCTTAGTTATCCACCCAAAAGAAGGAACTGCTTATCCATTCCCTAAGCCCAAGAGACAAACACCCATTCTGCTTG GTGAGTGGTGGGATGCAAACCCCATTGATGTTATTAGACAAGCCACACGAACGGGAGCAGCACCTAATGCATCAGATGCTTACACCATCAATGGTCAACCGGGTGATCTTTACAAGTGTTCAAATCAAG ATACTACCATAGTCCATGTGGACTCAGGTGAGACGAACCTCCTTCGAGTCATCAACTCTGGACTCAACCAACAACTTTTCTTCACAGTGGCCAACCACAAGTTCACTGTTGTTGGAGCAGATGCATCTTATGTTAAACCATTCACGACATCAGTCCTTATGCTAGGACCAGGCCAGACTACTGATGTCCTCATAACTGCTAATCAACCACCAGCCAGATACTACATGGCTGCACGTGCCTACGCAAGTGCACAAGGAGCACCCTTTGACAACACCACAACCACAGCCATCTTAGAGTACAAGGCTGCTCCTTGCCCTGCTAAGGGTGTCAAGATAAACCCCGCTTTCCCATCTCTACCAGCATTTAATGACACAGCCACCGCCACTGCCTTCACCAGTAGCTtcagaagtgcaagaaaagtccaaGTGCCAACTGAAATCGATGAAGATCTATTCTTCACAGTTGGATTGGGACTCAACAATTGCCCTGCAGGGGCAAGTTCCAGCAGCTGTCAAGGTCCAAATGGAACGCGGTTCACTGCCAGTATGAACAATGTATCATTTGTGCTACCATCCAATTTCTCCTTACTGCAAGCACATCACCAGGGAATACCTGGAGTTTTCTCAACAGATTTCCCATCAAGCCCACCCGTTAAATTTGATTACACTGGTAATGTTAGCAGGTCACTCTGGCAACCTATTTCCGCAACTAAAGTATACAAGTTAAGTTATGGCGCGAGAGTGCAGCTTGTGTTACAGGGGACTAGTATCGTCACAGCTGAAAACCATCCAATTCATCTTCACGGATACGATTTTTACATTCTTGCTGAGGGATTTGGAAACTTCAATCCACAAACAGATACTTCTAAATTTAACCTTGTTGATCCACCTCTTCGTAATACTGCAAGTGTACCAGTCAATGGATGGTCCGTCATAAGATTTGTAGCTGATAATCCAG GAATTTGGCTAATGCACTGTCACTTGGATGTGCACATTACTTGGGGTTTGGCCATGGCATTCCTTGTGGAAAATGGAGTTACTGAATTAGAAGCAGTAGAGGAGCCTCCAGTTGACCTTCCTGTTTGTTAA
- the LOC125874021 gene encoding dehydration-responsive element-binding protein 2A-like gives MAIMDQAANMASLPLDYNSRKRKSRSRRDRTKNVEERLAKWKEYNEKLDSVDDEGKPMRKVPAKGSKKGCMRGKGGPENSRCKYRGVRQRIWGKWVAEIREPKRGSRLWLGTFGTAIEAALAYDEAARAMYGPCARLNLPNYPSRDDSDSASASASWATTSASDCTVASGGFGEVCPGEGATTAAGTPLSSVKDEGKDETAGLPGEMEIVEAKEEPISIDQHTLKSGWDCLDNLNLDAMFDVDELLAMLDSTPVSTNDFGSDGKQYAYDNNLVSNSPCQLLGDPQEMGQEASMTFDYGFDFLKPGRQEDLNFNSDDLTFMDLDSELVV, from the coding sequence ATGGCTATTATGGATCAAGCTGCTAATATGGCTTCTCTGCCGTTGGATTATAATAGTCGAAAGAGGAAATCAAGGAGTAGAAGGGACAGAACAAAGAATGTGGAAGAGAGACTAGCTAAATGGAAAGAGTATAATGAGAAACTAGATAGTGTTGATGATGAAGGGAAGCCAATGCGTAAAGTTCCTGCTAAAGGTTCAAAGAAGGGGTGTATGAGAGGTAAAGGGGGACCCGAAAATTCGCGGTGTAAATACAGAGGTGTTAGACAGAGGATATGGGGTAAATGGGTTGCTGAGATTAGGGAACCTAAAAGAGGTAGTAGGCTATGGTTGGGTACATTTGGTACAGCAATTGAAGCTGCTCTAGCATATGATGAAGCTGCAAGAGCTATGTATGGTCCTTGTGCAAGGCTGAATTTGCCAAATTACCCTTCTAGGGATGATTCTGATTCTgcttctgcttctgcttcctGGGCTACTACATCTGCATCTGATTGTACGGTTGCTTCCGGTGGTTTCGGCGAGGTATGTCCGGGTGAGGGTGCAACAACTGCAGCTGGCACACCATTGAGTTCAGTGAAAGACGAAGGAAAGGACGAGACTGCGGGGTTGCCTGGTGAGATGGAAATTGTTGAAGCTAAAGAGGAACCTATAAGTATTGATCAACATACGCTCAAGTCTGGATGGGATTGTCTAGATAACTTAAATTTGGATGCGATGTTTGATGTAGATGAGCTATTGGCTATGTTAGATTCTACTCCAGTTTCCACCAATGACTTCGGTTCAGATGGAAAGCAATATGCCTACGACAACAATTTGGTATCAAATTCGCCATGTCAGCTGCTGGGAGATCCACAGGAAATGGGGCAGGAGGCATCTATGACATTTGACTATGGCTTTGATTTTCTGAAACCAGGCCGGCAAGAAGATCTTAATTTCAATTCGGATGACCTTACATTCATGGACTTGGATTCTGAACTTGTGGTTTGA